One Ricinus communis isolate WT05 ecotype wild-type chromosome 2, ASM1957865v1, whole genome shotgun sequence DNA segment encodes these proteins:
- the LOC8281336 gene encoding probable sucrose-phosphate synthase 4 — protein sequence MAGNDWINGYLEAILDVGNSLRKRNDGKLKIAKYEESKEKEDKSFSPTRYFVEEVINSFDESDLHRTWVKVIATRNTRERSNRLENMCWRIWHLARKKKKIEWDDAQRLAKRRLEREQGRNDAAEDLSELSEGEKEKGDANISEAVKDISRINSDMQIWSDDEKPRRLYIVLISMHGLVRGENMELGRDSDTGGQVKYVVELAQALANTKGVFRVDLLTRQITSPEVDCSYGEPIEMLSCPPDGSGSCGAYIVRIPCGPRDRYIPKESLWPYIPEFVDGALGHIVNMARALGEQVNGGKPTWPYVVHGHYADAGEVASHLSGALNVPMVLTGHSLGRNKFEQLVKQGRLSREDINTTYKILRRIEAEELGLDTAEMVVTSTKQEIEEQWGLYDGFDLKLERKLRVRRRRGVSCLGRNMPRMVVIPPGMDFSYVTAQDSLEGDLKSLIGSDRTQKKRNLPPIWSEVMRFFTNPHKPTILALSRPDPKKNVTTLLKAFGECHRLRELANLTLILGNRDDIEEMSNSSSVVLTTVLKLIDKYDLYGQVAYPKHHKQSEVPEIYRLAAKTKGVFINPALVEPFGLTLIEAAAYGLPVVATKNGGPVDILKALNNGLLVDPHDQKAIEDALLKLVADKNLWSECRKNGLKNIHRFSWTEHCCNYLSHIEHCRNRHSTTRFEITPIPEEPMSDSLKDVEDLSLKFSIEGDLKLNGESDAATRQKKLIEAITQAASFNGNTTVTYSPGRRQMLFVIAADCYDCNGKSMETFQEIIKNVMKAAGLCLGLGRIGFILLTGSSLQETMEALRRCPVNIEDFDAIICNSGSEMYYPWRDMVADVDYEAHVEYRWPGENVRKMAIRLAKVEDGAEDDLYENNQACGSRCYSYIIKPGAKTRKVDDLRQRLRMRGFRCNLVYTRAASRLNVIPLFASRKQALRYLSVRWGIDLSKVVVFVGERGDTDYEELLAGLHKTLIIRGSVGYGSEKFLRGDDSFKTEDIVPHGSPNLGFVEETCEVQDISAALECLGIK from the exons ATGGCAGGAAATGATTGGATAAATGGGTACTTGGAGGCAATCTTAGATGTGGGAAACAGTCTGAGGAAAAGAAATGATGGGAAGTTGAAGATTGCCAAGTATGAAGAGagcaaggaaaaggaagaCAAGTCATTTAGTCCTACAAGGTACTTTGTGGAAGAAGTTATTAATAGCTTTGATGAGTCTGATCTTCACAGGACATGGGTCAAG GTGATAGCAACAAGGAATACTCGTGAACGCAGTAACAGGCTTGAGAATATGTGCTGGCGCATTTGGCATCTTGCccgtaaaaagaaaaag ATAGAATGGGATGATGCACAAAGGCTCGCAAAGAGAAGGCTGGAGAGGGAGCAGGGGCGCAATGATGCTGCAGAGGATCTTTCTGAGCTATCCGAAGGGGAGAAGGAAAAGGGGGATGCCAACATTTCAGAAGCTGTCAAGGACATTAGCAGGATTAATTCGGATATGCAAATATGGTCTGATGATGAAAAGCCGAGGCGCCTATACATTGTGCTAATCAG TATGCATGGGTTGGTGCGCGGAGAAAATATGGAACTCGGAAGAGATTCTGATACTGGGGGTCAG GTAAAATATGTCGTTGAACTTGCTCAAGCTCTAGCCAACACTAAAGGAGTCTTTCGTGTGGATCTATTGACTAGACAAATCACCTCACCTGAGGTTGACTGCAGCTATGGCGAACCAATTGAGATGCTCTCATGCCCACCTGATGGCAGTGGTAGTTGCGGAGCCTACATAGTCCGTATCCCTTGTGGTCCACGTGACAG GTACATACCGAAAGAATCACTTTGGCCTTACATACCTGAATTTGTTGATGGAGCCCTCGGCCATATTGTCAACATGGCTAGAGCTTTAGGTGAACAAGTCAATGGGGGAAAGCCAACTTGGCCATACGTGGTACATGGCCACTATGCTGATGCTGGAGAGGTCGCATCACACTTGTCTGGAGCCTTAAATGTGCCAATGGTGCTGACCGGACACTCACTAGGAAGGAACAAGTTTGAGCAATTGGTTAAGCAAGGAAGGCTTTCTAGGGAAGACATAAATACAACTTATAAGATATTGAGGAGGATTGAGGCTGAAGAGTTAGGGTTGGATACAGCAGAGATGGTGGTGACTAGTACAAAGCAAGAGATTGAAGAGCAATGGGGCTTGTATGATGGATTTGATCTCAAATTGGAGAGAAAGCTCAGGGTTAGAAGGCGCCGGGGAGTAAGTTGCTTAGGACGAAACATGCCAAGGATGGTG GTTATACCTCCAGGCATGGACTTCAGCTACGTAACAGCACAAGATTCATTGGAAGGTGATCTAAAGTCATTAATTGGCTCTGACCGAACtcagaagaaaagaaatctgcCTCCAATATGGTCTGAG GTAATGCGGTTTTTCACAAATCCGCATAAGCCCACCATACTTGCACTGTCCCGTCCTGACCCAAAGAAAAATGTCACCACATTGCTAAAGGCTTTTGGGGAGTGCCACCGCCTGAGAGAGCTAGCCAACCTG ACATTAATACTTGGTAATAGGGATGATATTGAAGAGATGTCTAATAGTAGCTCAGTTGTTCTTACAACTGTGCTTAAGCTCATTGACAAGTATGATTTATACGGTCAAGTTGCTTATCCCAAGCATCACAAGCAATCTGAAGTCCCTGAGATTTATCGTCTAGCTGCAAAAACTAAG GGAGTTTTCATCAATCCAGCTTTGGTAGAACCATTCGGTCTCACACTTATAGAG GCAGCTGCTTATGGTTTACCTGTTGTTGCTACCAAAAATGGTGGACCAGTGGACATTTTGAAG GCTCTTAATAATGGCCTTCTAGTAGACCCTCATGATCAAAAGGCAATTGAAGATGCACTTCTGAAGCTTGTTGCTGACAAAAACCTGTGGTCCGAATGCCGGAAAAATGGCCTGAAAAACATCCATAGATTTTCTTGGACAGAGCACTGCTGCAACTATCTCTCCCATATAGAACACTGCAGAAACCGACACTCAACAACACGTTTTGAGATCACACCAATTCCTGAAGAACCAATGAGCGACTCTCTAAAGGACGTGGAAGACCTGTCTTTGAAATTCTCAATAGAAGGTGATCTCAAGCTTAACGGAGAGTCGGATGCAGCAACTAGACAGAAGAAACTTATAGAAGCCATTACTCAAGCAGCTTCTTTCAATGGCAATACCACTGTTACTTATAGTCCTGGTAGAAGGCAGATGCTATTTGTGATTGCTGCTGACTGTTATGATTGCAATGGGAAAAGCATGGAGacttttcaagaaattatcaaaaatgTGATGAAAGCTGCAGGCTTATGCCTAGGGTTGGGCAGGATAGGCTTTATACTGTTGACTGGCTCAAGTTTACAAGAGACAATGGAAGCTTTGAGACGTTGCCCAGTGAATATAGAAGACTTTGACGCAATTATATGTAACAGTGGAAGTGAAATGTACTACCCATGGAGGGATATGGTGGCTGATGTGGATTACGAAGCCCATGTGGAGTACAGGTGGCCTGGTGAGAATGTTAGGAAAATGGCAATTAGGTTAGCTAAGGTAGAAGATGGGGCTGAAGATGACCTCTATGAAAATAATCAGGCATGTGGTTCTAGGTGCTACTCTTATATCATCAAACCAGGAGCCAAG ACTAGAAAGGTGGACGACCTCCGTCAAAGGCTCCGAATGAGAGGCTTTCGGTGCAACCTTGTCTACACACGTGCAGCATCAAGGTTGAATGTGATACCATTATTTGCATCAAGAAAACAAGCCCTAAG GTATCTATCAGTTAGGTGGGGAATTGATCTTTCCAAAGTAGTTGTCTTTGTTGGAGAAAGAGGGGATACAGATTATGAAGAATTACTGGCAGGCCTACATAAGACCCTTATTATACGAGGCTCTGTGGGATATGGAAGTGAGAAGTTTCTTCGCGGTGACGACAGTTTTAAGACAGAAGATATAGTTCCCCATGGAAGCCCTAACTTAGGCTTTGTGGAGGAGACTTGTGAAGTCCAAGATATCTCTGCAGCTTTAGAGTGTCTAGGAATCAAGTGA